From the genome of Phoenix dactylifera cultivar Barhee BC4 chromosome 5, palm_55x_up_171113_PBpolish2nd_filt_p, whole genome shotgun sequence:
ATCAATCAAACCATCACCAGTTTTGTTTGGTTagaacattatttttttttttctctgaagAAAAGGGAGGTAATAACCATCCGTCCTTTATTGAATCTCATTTGTAGTATCTGTTCTTTCCAAGGGTCACTTGGTCATCCATCCTCAATCCATTGAAAATGTGTAGAGGAAATGTCTGATACCTTGCTAAAGTTCTCTTAGTTTTGTCATGGCCACCTCTGCCTCGGCTTCACCTGTAGCGAAGTAGCTCGAACTAATATTATGCAGTGTCTGCAATTGCCATTTGCTTCTCTCTATTCCTTCTTAGGTTTATTGAATGAGGAGGAGTGTGATCATGGAGGAGCCACCAAATTAGCAATTCAAGCATCAATCATGCAGACTATTGACAAAGTCTCACAATAGCTCATTTACTGTTTGTTGGTTGATTCCGGAAGTGAGGAGACTAGCCACCTTTGGATGATCGACTGGCTTCTCGTTTCTTTTCATCTCTCTTCTTGCTTTTGAATTTTAGCTGAATATTTAGAAGGATCGGGCATCAGCTAGATTCTAAGCTTGCAGCTTCATCAACATGCTATGCATAAAGATATTGGCAAATTAAATGTATTCCATAATACGTTCTTTGATTCCTGTTGGGCAAGTGGGTCAGGTTGGTCTGAGCTTGAGTCCAGCCCATCGGTTAATGCACTGATGGTCATTCTTTCAATTGGGTCATATCAAGTTAAGCGAGTACTAGCTTTGATGCTTTGGGTTGTAAACAAGCTGAGGTGGAGTAGGAAAGACTAGCTCAAGATTAATTGGCGCATTTTGCAATTGAAATATAATATTCGAACCCATGGTCTGCCGTATCCGTACTGGATCAGCGTGAAATTCGGTAACGGTATCTTATCGTTGGAGAACTGGTATGGGACCGGTTCGAGccaccaccggtacgccgattgATACCGGTATGGTGGACCTTGCAGTCGAACCAATTCAATTCAATTTTTAGATGCAGTTGGGTTGCCAATATTCGTGGTCTCATCTAAATCTTATAGTTGGAACATAATATTTTCTATGTAAactataattatattttaataaatcaacatcagatatatttcatttaaataataatataataatttataatatttattatttatatgtttccatttcatgtttaatttaattaaagaaccGAGCAGTCATCTACGGCGCAACTCTATCCAGCGGACGGTGTGCAAGCGGCCACGTGAGCATGAAATGCTGTTTGCGGTTTTAGAGGGTGCAGCTGATTCCCAACCAGTCTTGGTACTGGCCTGCCAAATAAGAAATCACTTGGACGCGGAGGCAGCGGTCTGAGGATAAGCAAGAATAATGAGTGGCGACAGCGTGGAGCTCTCGGCCGGCATGGCCTCCCAGATCTGCGACCAGATCCGATCCGTCTTCTCCTCCCCTCCCTCGCCTTCCCCGGTCGGATCCCGCGCCCTCCCGCCGCCGCTGGATGTCCTGGTGGCGGAGATTTCGGCGGTGGCCGCGGCTGCGGGGAAGGTGTTCGTCCACGGGGTGGGCCGGGAGGGGCTGATGATGAAGGCCCTCTGCATGCGCCTCTACCACCTCGGCCTCTCCGCCCACGTCGTCGGCGACGTCACCACCCCTCCCGTCTCGGCCGGCGACCTCCTCCTCGCCTCCGCCGGCCCCGGCAGCTTCTCCACCGTCGACGCCATCTGCGGCGTGGCCAAGTCCGCCGGGGCCCGCGTGGCGCTGCTGACCGCGCGGCCGGAGGCGGGGAGCGGGGCGTGCCGGAGCGCGGACGCGGTGGCGTACATCCCGGCCCAAACCATGGCTGACGGCGAGGAGGAGTCGGGAGCTCCGCTGGGGGCGAGGTTGCCGATGGGGAGCCTGTACGAGGGGGCGCTGTTCGTGCTGTTCGAGATGGTAGTGCTGAGGCTGGCCGAGGTGCTGGGCCAGGCACCGTCCCACCTCCGCTCTCGCCATACCAACCTCGAATAGATTTAGCAGCAAACGATGTTGGTAGTAGCAGTCGACCCAACTCGACGGGATGCAGCTTTTGTTAACCAGCTCAAGCCACCACCAGGATAAGGGGTTGCTGCTGCTACTATTGGGAATGAGAACGAGTCATACCACAATTCTTGCGCGATTTATCTGGAAGGACTCTAGTtgtactattattttttttttttcttgattttgagAATGAAAGATTTGCTCCACAAAAAGTCACATTTACGTTCAGATAATTCTGCAACCAAAAGCTTCCAGAGGATGAATGTAATCCAAGGATTTATTTGGAATTGTGAAAATTCTTAGGTTGTTGGTTGTATTAGACATCTGGATCTGTTAGTGTTAGAAGGCTTCAGGAGTATTGGAAACACATATTTTTGTTCCTCATCTTTAAGCTCTTCGTAATAAAATCTTGTAAGCTGATTTAGGCTCATGGTGCATTTGGATACAACCTGTAACTCCCATAC
Proteins encoded in this window:
- the LOC103707699 gene encoding 3-hexulose-6-phosphate isomerase — translated: MSGDSVELSAGMASQICDQIRSVFSSPPSPSPVGSRALPPPLDVLVAEISAVAAAAGKVFVHGVGREGLMMKALCMRLYHLGLSAHVVGDVTTPPVSAGDLLLASAGPGSFSTVDAICGVAKSAGARVALLTARPEAGSGACRSADAVAYIPAQTMADGEEESGAPLGARLPMGSLYEGALFVLFEMVVLRLAEVLGQAPSHLRSRHTNLE